The nucleotide window GTCGTGTCGACCATTGTGCTGGTGGTAGACGCGCGCGGCAGCCGAGAGGACGCCGATGCCAGCGCAAAGGTCTAACACCCGGCCGCCATCCGGGACCTCGAGTGCGAAGGTGATCGCGAGGTCCCAGGGGGTGAAGAAGGCCGAATGGGCGGAGTTCGCGTGGGTCGCGCCTTCGTGATAGCCGTCAGCGACGTCGATGATGTCGTCACTGCTAAGCGTCTTCTCGGACGCGACGAGAGACATGGCCCTGTCGTGGGCCTTGAGTTCAGCGTGGGTAAGCTTTGCCATGGGGTTCCTCGTGCGCGCGCCCCATTTCATCCTCATGGAGCCTCTACGAGGATCTTCCCTTTTGAAGGTCGGGCCGACGCGTGGCGTCGGCCGGATTGGCTTTTGAAACGGATCAGCAGCCCCAACTGCAGGAGATCTTCGAGCCCCCGGCGACTCCGTCGATCTGGATCGCGCCGCCGCACGGATGTTGGTCCTCGGGCAGTGCGCGATATTCTCGGGCGATCGGGATTGCGGCGTTGAGCTTGGACTGCAGCGCGCTTTGGACCTGCGCTGGTGTGTCGGCGAAGATCAGCTCACGGTACCAGCTGCCGTCAGCCTCCTCGAGCTCTATGGAGCGAGTCTGCACGGCTGTGAGGCGCAGCCCGTTCCAGATGGTGCCAGCGGGCGCTGCAAGGGTCTTGGTGATGACCGTGGTTCTATCGTCGGGCTTGGTTCGGCTCGCTTGCGGCTTCACGGTGGTTCCGTCGGGGAGCAGGATCGATTGGGGCTGATCGGGTTCGTAGGATCCGATAGCCTCAAAGAGGGCCGAAGACTGCGGGGTGAAAATGCAGGCCTCGGCACTCTCGAAATCAGTGAGTCCGTCGAGCCCGACCTTGGCCGCAGGTGCCGGCGGCGCTCCGTAGCCGATCGAGCTCATGGCCAGCGCCGCGGCAACGAAAGGGTAAAGGTGCTTCATGGTGATGTCTCCATTCGTTGAGATCCACTCGTCGGTCGGGCAGCGCCGTTCGAGAGGTGGTTGATGATGACTTCATAGGCTGATCGGGCGACGGTTTCCGGGTCAGCGGCGCCGTCGATCGTGGCGTATGCGTTGTCGAGGAGGCGCCCGCATGCCTGGAACTTTGCAGCAGCGGCGACGTCGAAGGCGTCGTCATATTCTTCGAAGCGATCTGCGGGCGCTCCGGCGCGCAGGCTCATTCGCTGTCGACGCACGCTCAGAGGCGCTTCGAAATAGATGCTGAGGTCTGGGCGAGCGTCGTCGCAAAACAGCCGATGAGCTGCGAGGATCAGATCATCGGATCCATTCGAGCTGCCGTCGGCATCGAGCGACTGAAAGACGTAGCTCGACGCGATGAAGCGATCGCATAGGACGATGCGGCCGGCGGCGAGATTAGGGCGGATGGTTTCTTCAAGGTGGGACCGTCGCGCCGCGTTGAACAGGCAGAGCTGAGTGGTCGTATCCATCCGATTGCTGGAATCGAGAAGAAGGGCTCTGATCTGCTCCGCGAGCGGGCTCCCGCCCGGCTCGCGCGTTTCGACAACCTCCTGGCCGTCGTTGCGCAGCATCGTCGCCACGGCCCGAAGGGCGCTGCTCTTCCCAGCGGCGTTCGGCCCATCGAATACCACCCAGCACCCGCTCACAGCGGCTCCTCGGACGATAGCTCCGCCAGGAGCAGTTGGGTACCGGGTGCGGGTCCCGTGAGAGTGGGAGCTTCCGCTCGAAAGAGGTCCACAACGCGAGGCCAGTTCGCGGCGAGCCAGCCCCACTTGGGGTCCGCCGAGAGTTCGGACATCCGCTCGGTCCATTCCGGAACGTGCTCGAGGAGGCGGATACACCTGCGGAGGGCGCTTAGGTCATCCGGCACGCACAGCCCCTCGGTAGAGCCTGAGAGGAAGTAGCGGTAAAGCGAAACGGCGGAGGCGCCGATCTCGGCGCGGTCGTGCCAGTTCGCGGCCCGGACGTCAGCCGGTCCGTCGATCCGAAGAGCCATATCCTCTTCCTGGCTCAGATTGGCGCCAATCCCAAGTTGGCCGGTGCCGGCACCGCAACTTGGGCAACGAACTTCGTAGAGAGCGGCAACCCACTCTTCGACGGGAACATTCGTCGGGA belongs to Sphingosinicella sp. BN140058 and includes:
- the tmk gene encoding dTMP kinase; the encoded protein is MSGCWVVFDGPNAAGKSSALRAVATMLRNDGQEVVETREPGGSPLAEQIRALLLDSSNRMDTTTQLCLFNAARRSHLEETIRPNLAAGRIVLCDRFIASSYVFQSLDADGSSNGSDDLILAAHRLFCDDARPDLSIYFEAPLSVRRQRMSLRAGAPADRFEEYDDAFDVAAAAKFQACGRLLDNAYATIDGAADPETVARSAYEVIINHLSNGAARPTSGSQRMETSP